The Bacteroidales bacterium region TTACTTCATAATTATCTGCCGCCTGCAGCCCGACACACGGGCCCAGGCAATTACCCAGATGATATTCGAGACAAACGCTGAATTTCTTTTCCGCTATATTTTTCTCAGTGAGTTTTAAACCGCAGGTCCTCAGGGGGTAAATTTGACGAATCAATTCCAGCAGGGTATTCATCATTTTGACCGAAGCATAGGGACCGAAATATTGCGAGCCGTCACGAATTACGGTCCTGGTCGGGAAGATTCTCGGAAAAGGCTCGTTTTTAATGCAAATCCATGGGAAGGTCTTGTCATCCTTCAGCATGACATTATAACGCGGCTGATTCTCCTTGATCAGGTTATTTTCGAGCAAAAGAGCATCGAGTTCGGAGCCTACAACGATATGCCTGATGTCAGCCGTTTTGCGCACCAGCAAATTCAGCCTCCCGCCCAGATTCTCCCGGTTAAAATAGGAGGAGACCCGTTTCTTCAGGTTCTTGGCCTTGCCCACATAAAGCAACTTTCCCTCCTTGTCGTAGAACTGGTAAACTCCTGGTTTGTCGGGCAAGGAGCGTAGGAGTAGCGAAATGTCCATTAATTTTAAATTCTAAATTCTAAATTTTGAATTAGGGACTATATTAATCAATTTTAAATTTCTCCTTAATGCGTTCCAGCCCTGAGCTGTTATTTCCACTAATTGCTCATCGCCGGTGACCAGGTTCGCTCCCTGTGATAATTCCGTCATATGGCCGATGATTGATATACCGGGAATGGACCTGGCCTTCTCAAAGTCTTTCTGGTCGATGGTGAAGAGCAGTTCATAATCTTCCCCGCCGTTCAGGGCAGCTGTCCACGGGCTGATGCCAAAAACGCCGGCCATATTGATTGTGGTCGGGTCGATAGGGATTTTATCTTCATAGATCCGGCACCCAAGTTTTGAACCGGAGCAGATATGCAGGATCTCCGAGCCAAGACCATCGGAAATATCGATCATGGCAGTCGGTTTTACATGTGCTTCTTTCAGCAGGCGGATAATGTCGGTCCTGGGTTCGGGTTTTAGCTGTCGTTCCAGGATATAATCAAAACCTTCCAGGTCTGGCTGCAGATTCGGGTCACCCTGAAATGCCGCCTTTTCCCTTTCCAGCAAAAGGAGGCCCATGTAAGCACCGCCCAGGTCGCCGCTGACGCAAACCAGGTCATTTTCATGCGCCGTATGGCGGTAGACAACTTCATCCGGATCAACCTCCCCTACGATGGTAACAGACAGGAACAATCCCCTGACGCTGGATGTGGTATCGCCTCCGACGAGGTCGACATGGTAAACTTTACAGGCCTGGCGGATGCCGGCGTAGAGTTCTTCCAGTGCTTCCACCGGGAATCGGTTGGAGACTGAAAGACCCACAAGCAGCTGCCTGGCAATGCCGTTCATGGCAACAATATCGGAGATATTCGCCACAGCGGCTTTATATCCCAGGTGCCTCAGCGGCGTGTATGACAGGTCGAAATGCACACCTTCCACCAGCAAATCGGTGGAAACAAGGGTAAGCCTGCCCTTGTTATCTATGACAGCTGCATCATCGCCCACACCGTACAGGCTGCTTTTATTCTCCAGGCTGATATTCCTGGTCAGGAGGTCGATCAGGCCGAACTCTCCGAGTTCCGACAGTTCGGTGCGGTTAGTTTTTTCCAGGTCCATGGCTATTTCATAGAATGATTGCAAAGGTAGGGAATTTTATCAGCGGGGAGGCAGGGAAGCGGGGAAATTGAAATTTGAAATTAGAAACTTGGAACCTTCATTGCCGAATCATAATCGATGATCAGGTTTTTTAATCCCCACTGAATTACCTGGTGATAATTTGCACTATCCACATCATAGACTATTCTGCTTGAAATTAAATCCTTTTTCCTGAGCCAGGAGATATGCTTTTCATCAACTTTTCCTGCAAAACTCGATAGAAAATCAGGTTTGAAATTTTTCGGGAACAGGCAATATATCCATTCTTTTCCGGAGTTAAACCCCTCCAAAGCTGTATTTATTCCCGGGTAATTATATTCGATATAAAAAACTACAAAACCACTTGTACTGGCAATTATGGATGATCCGGAGATATCATAAGATTGAATAATGCTGACTAATTCATCAATATCATCGATATCTTTCAATTTCATGTCAAAATAAATGATGAAATCATCTTTGTAATTATTCAGCAATTCTTTCAATGTCAGGACATAACTGCCGGATTCAATGCCGTTAAACAGAATGTGGCGCCCCTTGATCTGCGAAGTGCTCAAATCACAGATCTTGCTGTTAATCCCGAGCAACCGGCTGCAATCTTCATCATGAAAAAGAATGAATTCATTATCTGATGATTTCCTGATATCAATTTCCAAACCAGTAAACCCTCTCAATTTGGCAGCTTCTATTGCCTCTTTGGTATTTTCAGGGTAGTATTCCGATAATCCCCTGTGTGCAAACAGAAATTGGGAATTGCCATCATTAATTGCCTTAATATTAACAGGTTTCTTGCCAAATCCACCACCGATAAACATAAAGCTGAAATAGGCAAGGATCAGCAAGCCTACAATCAGGATAAGTTTCCAGAAGGTTTTCAGATGATTCATCACACTTTTATTCAATATACTTCTTCTCACTTTGCATCAGGAACTGAAATACCTGCAGGTTTGATATCGTATATTCTTCTATCTCATGTAATAACTGCTGCTGCTCATTCTGATAATCTTTTTTGTCCTTATTCCGATATTTGTAAAGAGCTTTCCCGTTATCATTTTTCATAATCAGGAGATACTCCTGGTTAATCACCCCAAATTTATCTTCATGGTTGATAAAAATATACGGCCGGGTATCGGAAAGCAAATCTATTCCTAAAGTATTATTAATATAAGATTGGTTAAGAATTCCCATGATTGTCGGGAAGATATCGATCTGACCACCTATGCAATCAAAGGTCCGTGCTTCTTTTAAAATTCCCGGTGCATAAAAAATGAGCGGCGTATGATGATAATCCATCGGGATGTCATAAACTGTATTGATCGGCGCACCATGATCTGCGACAAAAACAAAAATTGTATTGTTAAACCATTCCTTTGCTGAAGCCAAAGAAATGAATTTTCTCAATGACCAATCGGCATATTCAACCATCTGATCTTTGATATTCTTGTTTTTAGGTTTAAAATAATCCGGGAGATAATAAGGGCCATGGTCACTGGCGGTCATAAATGCCACAAAAAATGGCTTCTTTTCTTTATAAAGATTATCTATGACCGGTATAGAAAATTCGAACATAAAATCGTCGGGGACACCCAAAGTGGTTTTGGCTTCTTTTGAGGGATAATCCGACAGTGTGATGATATTCTCAAAATCATTTGCCCTTAAAAATCCTTCGATATTATCAAACTGACCATCGTGGGTAGTGAAATAAGTCGTGGAATAACCATTCTTCTTTAATGTATTGCCAATCCCGTTATACTTAAACATGGTACTTTCTTTCATAGGGTTCTGGCGATAAATTGCCGGAAATGAAAAAAGCGTACTGAATACACCATTAAAAGTGTGGATTCCAGCCGTATATATATTCTCAAAATAATAGCTTTTGTGCGAAAGGCTGTCTAAAAAAGGTGTAAGGTGTTTGGTATTTCCGTGCCTTTCCATCCTGGCGGTACTCATGCTTTCCATGATCACAATGACCACGTTATAGTTGTTTTCACCTGAAGAATCGGGCAAAATCCGCCTGGCAACCGGGTAATCACCGATAGGCTGATCGATACCCAGGTATTTCCGAACATTTTGGATAGCCAGATTATCATCTATCAATGCAATAGATTTATTTTTTTCATCCAGGCTGTCAAAATAACTTCGCATTAAAGTAAACACCGGGTTCAATCCAAGCTGATTTAAAAAAGCGTTATCACAAAAGTATGCTGTACCGACTTTTATAGGCGATTTTTCCTGGATCCTACCGCGTATCCCAATAAAAATCAATCCCAGGAATAATATACTCACGACAATTTTCAAAGAGAAATGAATACTTCCGGATTGATCCGGTGAAAACTTAAAGATCCTTCTTAACAATTTATAGAAGAGAAATAAGAAAACAATCAGCGGCAAGATGATGATAAAATACCTGGGCTCCTGGAAAATCATTTTAAACATAAAAGCCGGGCTATCAATCCATTGAAATGCCCCTATTGAAAAACGCGAAAAAAACTGGTTGAAATATGGGATATCGGCTGCACAGACGGCAAATGCCATGGTAAACAAAATGAAAACCCAGTAAAATAATACACGATAAATCCAAGCATAATGTTTATTGCGTATGAACAGGACGGAAATGATGATGAAAGGCAGCAACAGTATATACCCTGAAATCACCACATCAAACCTGATCCCGATAATGAAGGTCATAATGATTTTAAAAAAATCGCCTCGGATAGAATCAATCCTCTCCAATTGCGATAAAAAAAGAATTAACCGGAAGCAAAAAAAGATTGCAATAACGGTTAAGTAAGTTTTTAAAATGATTGAAATATTATACCACTTTTTCATCTGACCTATAGTTCATATATCAAAGCTTCATATGGGCGCAAATGATTTTCAGCAGGAGGGATGGGGTAGTTATTCATCAGGATTTTCGTTTTTTTCAATTCAATCCCGGTATTGGCAATTGATATTTTATCTTTAAAATTCAGCAGGACCAATATTTTTTTTCCGTTCAAATCCCGAGTATAAGCATAGACATCAGGATTCTCTTTGTCTAATAATTCATATTGCCCATAGACCAGGGTCAGTTCCTTTTTTCTCAACTGAACCAGCTTCCTGAAATAGTTAAGCACCGAATTGGGATCATCTTGTTGAATGGCGACATTTATGCTTTGATAATTTGGATTAACTTTTAACCATGGGTTTCCGGTCGTAAAACCTGCATTGGGTGAATTATCCCATTGAAAAGGCGTCCGTCCATTATCCCTTGCCGATATTTTCTGGGCTTCGGTGAATTTTTTCACATCCCCGTTATTATTCACGACTTGCTGGTACATATTAATGGACTCAATATCCCGGTAATCTTCAATATTATCAAACTTTATGTTTGCCATGCCCAATTCATCCCCAGAATAATAATACGGCGTCCCCCTCATTGTCAGCAAAAAAGTTGCAAGCATTTTAGATGAAAGTTCCCTGAATTCAGGACTGTCGTTTCCCCACCTGGTAACCATACGGGGCTGGTCGTGATTACCGAGATAAATGGTGCCCCAGCCTTTTTCAGCAAAAACGCTGTCCCAATGCGAGTAGATCTCTTTAAACTCAACAAGGCTGTAGCCATTTGGGTCTGGTACCTTGAATTCATCGGGAAGATAGCCCAGGCTGACCCCATCGAAATGGTAGGCCATATTTAGCTCGTGGCGCTCAGGGTCAACGAAATCGAGGGCTTCGTTGTATGAAACGCCGGCGCCTTCCGCTACCGTCATGATATCGTATTTGTCTAACACTTCCCGGTTCATGGCTTGCAGATACTCATGCAGGTGTGGCCCGTTCGCGTAATATTTGATCATATCGCCCTTGTATTTTGCCGGCAATTCAGGAAACGTCGTATCTTTTGATATGAAAGGGATGACATCCATACGGAAACCATCGATACCCTTATCGAACCAGAAGCGCATCATGCTAAAGATCTCCTCCCTGACTTCCGGGTTTTCCCAGTTCAGATCAGGCTGTTTTACAGAAAAGTAATGCAGGTAATACGCGTTGGTCAGGCTGTCATATTTCCAGGCATCGTTATTTACATCAAAAAAGCTGTATCGCTTTGCCGGTTTCCCTTTTTCCGCCGGCCACCAGTGGAAATAATTGCGGTAAGGATTGTCGCGGGAACTCCTGGCCTGTTTAAACCACTCCTGTTCCGAACTGCAATGGTTAACCACCAGATCCATCACGAGCTTAAGGCTGCGTTCGTGCATGCCTTTCAGCAGGTTGTCGAAATCCTCCATCGTCCCGAATTCCTTCATGATATCCCGGTAATCGCTGATATCATAGCCGTTATCATCATTCGGCGAAGCATAGACCGGGTTCAGCCATACCACATCGATCCCTAAACTTTTAACATAATCGAGCTTGGAAATGATGCCTTTCAGATCGCCGACACCATCGCCGTCGCTATCTTTAAAACTGCGCGGGTAGATCTGGTACACCACGGCTTCTTTCCACCATTTCCTGTCGGGAATATCATTGCTGCTGTTTTGATGAGATCTATTATCCGGCATTTGGCATGAGGTTACGGTTATAACTATAAATAAAGCAATAAGAACAATGAGATAATTTGGAAATGAGATAATTTGGAAATTTGAAAATTTGAAACTCTTGCACATAGAAATTTGAAACTTGAAATTTGGAATTATCTGATGCTTTCAGCCAGCAAAAGTACAGATTTTCCATCTGTTAATAGCACACGGATGACAAGCCCGCCTGACTGACGTCAGTCGGGCAAGGATGCGACAGATTTTCACGGATTTTTGAAACAGTGAAACATTGGAACCTGGAATTTGGAACTAACGGCAAAGTGTCACCAAACCGCCTTTATACATCCTACATTACCTCTTCATCTTCTTTCCGCCAGGCCGGATCGACGATGCATAGAAACTTCAGGTCGGAATTTCCGGAATTGTGGATATATTGACTTGAATCCGGTGGGATATAAATTGCCTGGCCAGGATTAACTTCTGCTGTTTCATCATCAATATGCATGATGCCTTCTCCTTCCAGAATGTAATACACTTCTGATGTCTTTAATTTATGCGGTTGGGATGTTTTGCCGGGTTTCAGCATCGCATGTGCCAGACTGTAACGAAAATGCAGTTTTTCTTTGTCAGGGTGCAGGATTTCGCGAAGGATGGTATTGTCCCCGGCGAAAAACTCCTCGCAATCCTGTAGGTCTCTGATAAACATTTGATAAATGGTTTAAGTTATTTCAAATCAGCAAGCCCATTAATTTCAGTCTTCAAAGATAAGGCATATGGGTTAAGAAAGCAAGGCGGAAGATGGGGGCATGGAAGCTTGGAAGCGGGTATGCATTGAATTTTAAGTCGATAAAAAACTAAATTCTTTATCAAAACTTTGATAATCAATAATTTTTGTTTTTTCAAAAGACTCGAGTTCCAATAAATCAAGATCTCCGGTAATAATAAAGTTAGCATTTCCGTCTTTGGCGGTTGCCAACAAAAAGTTATCCTTTGGATCCCGGCAAATTTCAACTTCAGAAGTAATTTCAATAATATCAGAGACTACTTCAATTAAATCAAGAAATTGGAGAATTTGAACTTTGTTAAAGTATTTATGAAACTTTGGCCTTGATAAAACGATCACCAATTCATCGAGTTGCTTGGTACTGAGAATTATCCTGATTTTACCTGAGTTAAGATGATCAATTAATCCAGAAAGGCTTTTACCAATCAAAAAAGATACCCAGACATTTGTATCGATGATAACCCTGACTTTATTTGCTATCATAACGGCTCTTCCTTACTTCTTCAACTTCCTTTGTTATCTCATCCCATGTAAGGTTATCTGTTTTCAAAGAATCCAGCAGTTTTTGAAACCTTTGTTTAAAAGTGTTTGATTTAAGCTCATTAATAATCAGCAACTTATCATCATAACTTAATTGTCTGAAGAGGCTTAAAATCTGTTCAGAATTGAGATTTAAAGTGTATGCATCCTCACTTTTCATTATTTGAAAGTTTTTTCAAAGATAATCATAAAAAAATGAATTATGCGATTATCTAATCCGTGAAAATCCATCGCATCCGTGTCATCCGTGTGCTATTCTAATGAAAATAAATCACCTTAATCAGATAGCTGGATCAAACTTTTCTAATCCATCTTTGTTTATTCATTTGAGAGAAAAAAGGCAATTAGCCTATATTTTCTTAAATTTGCAATCACAATTTAGTCTAAATTATTATAAGGCAATGCCGGATACTAATGAAATACTTGATAAGTTAACGCAAAGCGAATATAAATACGGTTTCGTGTCGGATATCGATACGGAAACCGCCCCCATAGGCCTTGACGAAAGTACGGTCCGTTATATTTCTTCGAAGAAAAATGAGCCGGAATGGATGCTTGAATTCCGCCTGAAGGCATATCGGCACTGGCTCACCATGAAAGAGCCGAAATGGGCGCACATCACTTATCCTACCATCAACTACCAGGATATCATCTTTTATGCAGCCCCGAGAAAGAAAAAAAACCTCACCAGCCTCGAAGAGGTAGACCCGGATTTACTGGCGACATTCAATAAACTGGGGATATCGCTTGAGGAACAAAAAAAACTGTCAGGTGTGGCCGTTGATGCAGTCATTGACAGTGTTTCAGTGAAGACCACTTTCCAGGAAACGCTTCAAAAACACGGTATCATCTTCTGCTCCTTCAGCGAGGCTGTCACAAATCACCCGGAACTTGTCAGGAAATATATGGGCATGGTTGTCCCTTACACTGACAACTATTTTGCAGCCCTTAACTCGGCCGTTTTCAGCGACGGGTCATTTTGCTTTATCCCCAAAGGGGTGCGCAGTCCAATCGAACTGTCGACCTATTTCCGCATCAACGCAGCCAATACCGGGCAATTTGAACGGACACTTATCATTGCTGAGGAAGGCGGCTATGTCAGCTATATGGAGGGCTGTACAGCCCCGATGCGAGACGAAAACCAACTCCATGCCGCTGTTGTGGAGATTATCGCGATGGAAAACGCCGAGGTGAAATATTCGACGGTCCAGAACTGGTACCCGGGCGATAAGGAAGGCAAAGGCGGCATTTATAACTTTGTAACCAAACGTGGCCTTTGTAAGGGGGCCAACTCGAAAATATCATGGACGCAAGTGGAAACCGGTTCGGCGATTACCTGGAAGTACCCGAGCTGCATCCTGATGGGCGACAACTCGATCGGGGAGTTCTATTCGGTGGCTGTGACGAACAATTACCAGCAAGCCGATACAGGGACCAAGATGGTTCACATCGGGAAAAATACCCGGAGCACGATTATCTCAAAAGGGATCTCCGCCGGACATAGCAACAACAGTTACCGCGGACAGGTCCGCATCACGGCGAGGGCAGAAAACGCGCGAAATTTCTCCCAGTGCGACTCACTCCTGCTAGGCAGTAAATGCGGCGCACACACCTGGCCTTACATAGATGTGGACAACCGGACGGCCATCGTGGAGCATGAAGCGACGACATCGAAAATTTCGGAAGACCAGCTCTTCTATTGCCAGCAGCGCGGTATCGACATGGAAAAAGCCATCGGGCTGATTGTCAATGGCTATGCTAAAGAGGTACTGAAACAGCTACCCATGGAATTTGCCGTGGAAGCGCAGAAGCTGCTGAGTATATCATTAGAGGGAAGCGTTGGATAAATACAGTTTTAAGGTTTTAGGTTTAAGTTGGGGAATTTATTTAATATTATATTTTTCAAATGAAGTTATTAGAGATAAGAAACCTGCATGTTTCGATCAACGGGAAGGAGATCATCCACGGGTTGAACCTGGAGGTTAATGCCGGAGAAGTGCATGCGATCATGGGTCCGAACGGGACGGGCAAAAGCACACTGGCCCTTGCAATAGCCGGTAAAGATGGCTATGAGATCACTGAAGGGGAAGTCATTTACAAAGGGCAGGTTATCAATGATATGCCACCCGAAGAACGGGCCAGGATAGGCATCTTTCTCGGGTTTCAATACCCTGTGGAAATACCCGGTGTCAGCCTGACCAATTTCATGCGCACTGCACTTAACGAAATCCGCGAATACAGGGGCCTGCCGCAAATGTCAGCCAGTGATTTCCTGAAAATGATGGAAGAAAAAAAGAAACTGGTGGAAATCCAGTCGAAGCTCACCAACCGCTCGGTCAATGAAGGGTTTTCAGGCGGCGAGAAAAAGAAGAACGAGATCTTCCAGATGGCGATGCTGGAACCATTCCTGGCTGTGCTGGATGAGACCGATTCCGGGCTCGACATCGATGCCCTCAAGATCGTGGCTAACGGAGTGAACATGTTGAAGACCCCGGAAAATGCCACCATCGTCATAACCCATTACCAACGCCTGCTGCAATACATAATACCTGATTTTGTGCACGTGATCTATAACGGCAAAATCGTCAGGTCCGGCGGGAAAGAACTGGCTTTGAAACTGGAAGAAAAAGGCTATGAGTGGATTAAAGACTTTCCAGGTCTATAGACCTGCCAAGTCTTAGAGATAAATCTAAAATGAAAGCAACAGTTGAGAACGGTTCGTTCAAAGAAAGACTCCTCAGGCTATATGAGGATCAAGGGAGCGTTATTTCACGGAACGATACACACTATACCGCAAAGGTCAGGTCAAAAGGGTTTGGAAATTTCCGTGCCCTGAACTTACCTGACCGGAAGAATGAATTATGGAAAAATACGGATCTTACCGCCGTCCTCAACCAGGATTACACCAAATATCTTGAAAAGACCGAATCCGGCCCTGATCTCGATTTCATGTTTACCTGCGAAGTGCATAATTTTGAAACCGACCAGGTTTCTTTCCTGAACGGATGGCATGTCCGTACGGCCAAAGATCTTCGTCATTTGCCCGGTGGGATCATTATCGGAAGCCTTGGCGAAGCTTTTCAGCAATATCCCGATTTGATCGAGCGGCACTATGGCCGGTATGCCGATTCCGGCAAGGACCTCTTCCTCGCCATGAACACGGCTTTTGCCCGCGATGGTCTGTTTATATACGTACCCGATAACGTCGTGGTTGAAAAGCCGGTCCAGATGATCAGCATCATCAACCATAATGAAAACCTCCTGCTGCAGAACCGAAATCTGGTTATCATTGGCAAAAACAGCCACATGACGCTGGTGATGTGTGATGATTCGACCAACCAGCAGGCCAGTTTCAACAACTCGGTCACCGAAATTTACCTGGATGAAAACGCAGGCCTGGAGCATTACAAGCTGCAAAACCTCAACAATAACTCCACGTTGCTGAATTCAACCTATTTTCACCAGGAAGCCGGCAGCCGGCTGAATACTTTTGCCATTACCCTGAATGGCGGCCTGATCCGGAATTATTCCAATGTGAAACTTAACGGCCGCGGAGCTGATGCCCATGTCAATGGGCTTTACCTGGTTGATAAGAAGCAGCATGTTGATAACCGCGTCTTCGTAGAACATGCCGTGCCGGATTGCACGAGCAATGAGCTGTTCAAGGGAATCCTCGACGATGAGGCTTCTGCTGTTTTTAACGGCCATGTCCTGGTGCAGCGCGATGCCCAGCGGACCAATGCCTACCAGCAGAACCGGAATATCCTGCTGACCGACAAAGCCACCGTGAACACCAGGCCTTTCCTTGAGATATATGCCGATGACGTTAAATGCAGCCACGGTGCGACCGTTGGGCGACTCGATAACGAAGCGCTCTTTTATCTCCGGTCACGGGGTATTTGCTTAGCCAGCGCACGATTATTGCTCATGTATGCTTTCGCTGCCGAAGTCATCAATAAAATGTCGCTTGATCCCCTCATGTACCGGGTTGATGAGATGGTAAAACAGCGTTTGCGAGGTGAATTGCACGTCTGTGAAACATGCGTCCTGCATTGTGCCAACCAGGAGAAGGAAATCCATTTCGACATTGATCTGAGCAAGATCTGATAATCATTATGCTTTCTTTTAAACAAACTTTAACAAGTGGTGGAACCTTTCTTCAATTAATCTAATTTTACCCACGTAACTTAAAAAATTCCATTGTGAGTTTCGATATTCTTCATATCCGGCACAACTTTCCCATCCTCGATGTGATGGTACATGACAAACCCCTGATTTATTTTGACAACGCGGCCACTACACAAAAGCCGCGGGAGGTGATTGACAGGCTGGTAACATATTACAAGAAGGAAAACTGCAATATCCACCGGGGCGTGCATTACCTGAGCACTCAGGCGACGGAAGCCTATGAAAATGCCAGGAAATCAGTAAAGGATTTCATTCACGCGGCCCACCCACATGAGATAGTATTTACCAAAGGGGCCACAGAAGCTATTAACCTGGTGGCCCAGACCTTTGGAAGGAAGTACATTCATTCCGGGGATGAGATCATCCTCTCCCAGATGGAACATCATTCCAACCTGGTTCCCTGGCAAATGCTCGCCGAGCAGAAAGGTGCCATCCTGAAAGTCATACCCGTCGATGACCAGGGAGAACTCGAAATCAACATGCTCAGAGGGATGATCACCGACCGTACGAAAATAATCGCGCTGACGCATGTTTCCAATGTATTGGGAACTATCAACCCGGTTCACCGCGTGATCAGCCTGGCACATGACCAGGGTATCCCGGTCTTCCTGGATGGTGCACAGGCCGTGCCGCACCTGACCGTCGACATGCAGGAGATTGACTGTGATTTCTATTGTTTCTCGGGGCATAAAGTTTATGGCCCCATGGGAATCGGTGTACTTTATGCAAAGGAAAAATACCTGGAAGAGATGCCCCCATACCAGGGCGGTGGCGAGATGGTCGACCAGGTGACTTTCCAGAAGACCACTTACAATAAATTGCCTTATAAATTCGAGGCCGGAACGCCCAACGT contains the following coding sequences:
- a CDS encoding cupin domain-containing protein → MFIRDLQDCEEFFAGDNTILREILHPDKEKLHFRYSLAHAMLKPGKTSQPHKLKTSEVYYILEGEGIMHIDDETAEVNPGQAIYIPPDSSQYIHNSGNSDLKFLCIVDPAWRKEDEEVM
- a CDS encoding sulfatase-like hydrolase/transferase, which translates into the protein MTFIIGIRFDVVISGYILLLPFIIISVLFIRNKHYAWIYRVLFYWVFILFTMAFAVCAADIPYFNQFFSRFSIGAFQWIDSPAFMFKMIFQEPRYFIIILPLIVFLFLFYKLLRRIFKFSPDQSGSIHFSLKIVVSILFLGLIFIGIRGRIQEKSPIKVGTAYFCDNAFLNQLGLNPVFTLMRSYFDSLDEKNKSIALIDDNLAIQNVRKYLGIDQPIGDYPVARRILPDSSGENNYNVVIVIMESMSTARMERHGNTKHLTPFLDSLSHKSYYFENIYTAGIHTFNGVFSTLFSFPAIYRQNPMKESTMFKYNGIGNTLKKNGYSTTYFTTHDGQFDNIEGFLRANDFENIITLSDYPSKEAKTTLGVPDDFMFEFSIPVIDNLYKEKKPFFVAFMTASDHGPYYLPDYFKPKNKNIKDQMVEYADWSLRKFISLASAKEWFNNTIFVFVADHGAPINTVYDIPMDYHHTPLIFYAPGILKEARTFDCIGGQIDIFPTIMGILNQSYINNTLGIDLLSDTRPYIFINHEDKFGVINQEYLLIMKNDNGKALYKYRNKDKKDYQNEQQQLLHEIEEYTISNLQVFQFLMQSEKKYIE
- the sufB gene encoding Fe-S cluster assembly protein SufB yields the protein MPDTNEILDKLTQSEYKYGFVSDIDTETAPIGLDESTVRYISSKKNEPEWMLEFRLKAYRHWLTMKEPKWAHITYPTINYQDIIFYAAPRKKKNLTSLEEVDPDLLATFNKLGISLEEQKKLSGVAVDAVIDSVSVKTTFQETLQKHGIIFCSFSEAVTNHPELVRKYMGMVVPYTDNYFAALNSAVFSDGSFCFIPKGVRSPIELSTYFRINAANTGQFERTLIIAEEGGYVSYMEGCTAPMRDENQLHAAVVEIIAMENAEVKYSTVQNWYPGDKEGKGGIYNFVTKRGLCKGANSKISWTQVETGSAITWKYPSCILMGDNSIGEFYSVAVTNNYQQADTGTKMVHIGKNTRSTIISKGISAGHSNNSYRGQVRITARAENARNFSQCDSLLLGSKCGAHTWPYIDVDNRTAIVEHEATTSKISEDQLFYCQQRGIDMEKAIGLIVNGYAKEVLKQLPMEFAVEAQKLLSISLEGSVG
- the thiL gene encoding thiamine-phosphate kinase, producing the protein MDLEKTNRTELSELGEFGLIDLLTRNISLENKSSLYGVGDDAAVIDNKGRLTLVSTDLLVEGVHFDLSYTPLRHLGYKAAVANISDIVAMNGIARQLLVGLSVSNRFPVEALEELYAGIRQACKVYHVDLVGGDTTSSVRGLFLSVTIVGEVDPDEVVYRHTAHENDLVCVSGDLGGAYMGLLLLEREKAAFQGDPNLQPDLEGFDYILERQLKPEPRTDIIRLLKEAHVKPTAMIDISDGLGSEILHICSGSKLGCRIYEDKIPIDPTTINMAGVFGISPWTAALNGGEDYELLFTIDQKDFEKARSIPGISIIGHMTELSQGANLVTGDEQLVEITAQGWNALRRNLKLINIVPNSKFRI
- the sufC gene encoding Fe-S cluster assembly ATPase SufC, with product MKLLEIRNLHVSINGKEIIHGLNLEVNAGEVHAIMGPNGTGKSTLALAIAGKDGYEITEGEVIYKGQVINDMPPEERARIGIFLGFQYPVEIPGVSLTNFMRTALNEIREYRGLPQMSASDFLKMMEEKKKLVEIQSKLTNRSVNEGFSGGEKKKNEIFQMAMLEPFLAVLDETDSGLDIDALKIVANGVNMLKTPENATIVITHYQRLLQYIIPDFVHVIYNGKIVRSGGKELALKLEEKGYEWIKDFPGL
- a CDS encoding alpha-glucosidase is translated as MPDNRSHQNSSNDIPDRKWWKEAVVYQIYPRSFKDSDGDGVGDLKGIISKLDYVKSLGIDVVWLNPVYASPNDDNGYDISDYRDIMKEFGTMEDFDNLLKGMHERSLKLVMDLVVNHCSSEQEWFKQARSSRDNPYRNYFHWWPAEKGKPAKRYSFFDVNNDAWKYDSLTNAYYLHYFSVKQPDLNWENPEVREEIFSMMRFWFDKGIDGFRMDVIPFISKDTTFPELPAKYKGDMIKYYANGPHLHEYLQAMNREVLDKYDIMTVAEGAGVSYNEALDFVDPERHELNMAYHFDGVSLGYLPDEFKVPDPNGYSLVEFKEIYSHWDSVFAEKGWGTIYLGNHDQPRMVTRWGNDSPEFRELSSKMLATFLLTMRGTPYYYSGDELGMANIKFDNIEDYRDIESINMYQQVVNNNGDVKKFTEAQKISARDNGRTPFQWDNSPNAGFTTGNPWLKVNPNYQSINVAIQQDDPNSVLNYFRKLVQLRKKELTLVYGQYELLDKENPDVYAYTRDLNGKKILVLLNFKDKISIANTGIELKKTKILMNNYPIPPAENHLRPYEALIYEL
- a CDS encoding putative toxin-antitoxin system toxin component, PIN family, with translation MIANKVRVIIDTNVWVSFLIGKSLSGLIDHLNSGKIRIILSTKQLDELVIVLSRPKFHKYFNKVQILQFLDLIEVVSDIIEITSEVEICRDPKDNFLLATAKDGNANFIITGDLDLLELESFEKTKIIDYQSFDKEFSFLST